The following coding sequences lie in one Biomphalaria glabrata chromosome 18, xgBioGlab47.1, whole genome shotgun sequence genomic window:
- the LOC129923963 gene encoding uncharacterized protein LOC129923963 isoform X2, whose protein sequence is MSGDMNFIEMDQASDIKLEDQLLECFELEEMRMVLSEIVNSINDCEIKHLREKLFQEKVITLQQMDDIEDDTIKKNVSDFIQRIDSKTDMLSKVLIEFSCNFDNGQTVKDILAKKKAQSERSSDEKNVANTTENDSASSQVASDDKNITIKEKSDKYDTKYDWFVKDPSLKEMPVTQSDASKFPACFGSAWQDIMIEFGFTKNNIELARENDGYNPHKTITSLIIKWIQRNGRNATMDRFLTILKDTEKHEIEWGILEQIVIKKKLN, encoded by the exons ATGAGTGGAGATATGAACTTTATTGAAATGGACCAAGCCAGCGATATAAAACTAGAAG ATCAACTTCTTGAATGTTTTGAATTGGAAGAAATGAGAATGGTATTATCGGAGATTGTCAACTCTATTAATGATTGTGAAATAAAACACCTGAGAGAGAAATTATTTCAAGAAAAAGTAATAACGCTTCAACAAATGGATGACATTGAGGATgataccattaaaaaaaatgtatctgaCTTCATTCAAAGGATTGATTCAAAAACTGATATGCTGTCTAAAGTTTTAATTGAGTTTTCATGTAACTTTGACAACGGACAAACAGTAAAAGACAtattggctaaaaaaaaag CTCAATCAGAGAGGAGTAGTGATGAGAAAAACGTTGCTAACACTACAGAGAATGACTCAGCATCAT CTCAAGTTGCTTCTGATGATAAGAATATTACTATCAAAGAAAAAAGTGATAAATATGATACTAAGT acgATTGGTTTGTAAAAGATCCATCACTTAAAGAAATGCCTGTCACTCAATCTGATGCCTCCAAATTTCCTGCATGTTTTGGTAGTGCTTGGCAAGATATTATGATTGAATTCGGATTTACCAAAAATAACATAGAACTTGCAAGGGAAAATGATGGTTACAATCCTCACAAGACTATCACTAGTTTAATCATTAAATGGATTCAACGCAATGGCAGGAATGCAACTATGGATCGATTTTTGACAATTCTTAAAGATACagaaaagcatgaaatagaatGGGGAATATTGGAGCAGATtgtgataaaaaagaaattaaattaa
- the LOC129923963 gene encoding uncharacterized protein LOC129923963 isoform X1 translates to MSGDMNFIEMDQASDIKLEDQLLECFELEEMRMVLSEIVNSINDCEIKHLREKLFQEKVITLQQMDDIEDDTIKKNVSDFIQRIDSKTDMLSKVLIEFSCNFDNGQTVKDILAKKKAQAASANIEESNNKESTQSERSSDEKNVANTTENDSASSQVASDDKNITIKEKSDKYDTKYDWFVKDPSLKEMPVTQSDASKFPACFGSAWQDIMIEFGFTKNNIELARENDGYNPHKTITSLIIKWIQRNGRNATMDRFLTILKDTEKHEIEWGILEQIVIKKKLN, encoded by the exons ATGAGTGGAGATATGAACTTTATTGAAATGGACCAAGCCAGCGATATAAAACTAGAAG ATCAACTTCTTGAATGTTTTGAATTGGAAGAAATGAGAATGGTATTATCGGAGATTGTCAACTCTATTAATGATTGTGAAATAAAACACCTGAGAGAGAAATTATTTCAAGAAAAAGTAATAACGCTTCAACAAATGGATGACATTGAGGATgataccattaaaaaaaatgtatctgaCTTCATTCAAAGGATTGATTCAAAAACTGATATGCTGTCTAAAGTTTTAATTGAGTTTTCATGTAACTTTGACAACGGACAAACAGTAAAAGACAtattggctaaaaaaaaag CTCAAGCAGCTTCTGCTAACATAGAAGAAAGTAATAACAAAGAGTCCA CTCAATCAGAGAGGAGTAGTGATGAGAAAAACGTTGCTAACACTACAGAGAATGACTCAGCATCAT CTCAAGTTGCTTCTGATGATAAGAATATTACTATCAAAGAAAAAAGTGATAAATATGATACTAAGT acgATTGGTTTGTAAAAGATCCATCACTTAAAGAAATGCCTGTCACTCAATCTGATGCCTCCAAATTTCCTGCATGTTTTGGTAGTGCTTGGCAAGATATTATGATTGAATTCGGATTTACCAAAAATAACATAGAACTTGCAAGGGAAAATGATGGTTACAATCCTCACAAGACTATCACTAGTTTAATCATTAAATGGATTCAACGCAATGGCAGGAATGCAACTATGGATCGATTTTTGACAATTCTTAAAGATACagaaaagcatgaaatagaatGGGGAATATTGGAGCAGATtgtgataaaaaagaaattaaattaa